From Impatiens glandulifera chromosome 7, dImpGla2.1, whole genome shotgun sequence:
gcgagtctaattctattaaactaggcggtctaatagacgttttcttATTAGAAGGAAATGACTtaattcattagactgattttcacaatccgtctaactgaaatacgtctaatgctcagtttaagcagtacgcttgaatctagcatttcttctacccacgtgctatagttgtaccctactcctgctccactttctagtgaagattagtacaacagctatatgtatccaatcaaggaatgccatgtaagagaatttttttcacattacttgttttgcaggtacatccctgatggaatattcggcgcactaccagtgatgtacggccatgatccttgtgctcaaaacctgctgtgtacaatggaggctttccaatggaagagtgccacgtatcattcttgaagattcgaccgttagctcttgctctgtatttaaccaatcttaaggacaacggacgaagcatcGGTTTTCAAGCCTTAACAAGTCTAACGAACAAACAATCagattttacagagagagaaactactaaatcatcttgcttactgaacttattctgtgaagcttctttctgattgtactgtgtgtgaatcgagagagagagctagaattaaAACAcatttagctgagtgatattcttcatcttgtaattgaaagatgtgtgtgtgtaaactgtatttggttcttatcatcttatagtgaatccttccggtggttggaagaaggggtgacgtaggagagtttctccgaacatccataaacaaacagttgtgttcttcatttctgtcatcttttcatatttcatcttgtgcttcaaacccaagtaaacaattccgccttgaatccgtttcaagtgtttacacaagtttgcgtagaatagaaaacgaattaaatccctaacaggattttttcaaactgtttttcataagccttcatccttagccagacccccgtctctatcgataaagctgatcctatcatTTTTTCTTCGACAACAGTCTGAAAAAGTGCTAACAGCAGTCTTACTTCAACAACAGTCTGAAAAAGCACTAGAAGCACCTAGTACTAACagtcgtctgaagaagcgttTTCTTATCAGCATAGCTTGCTTTCAACAGACTGACTCATCATCTTAAGATTCCAAAGTGTACCACTGCCACCTGGCATACAACTATTAGAAAGTTGAAACGTATCTACTAATGAGAGTCGACTGTTGCTACGTTTTAATATAAAAGGACATCAAAGTACAACGTCGAATCCCTGGATTTTTTAACGGCGGATCCTTGGATTTCTGGATAGCGGATCCCTGAATATCTAGTCACTCGGTCAAATCACGTATCCAAGAATCAGATTCGACTATTTCTACGAACTCAATATAAAAGAGCAGTGGAGTACAACGGTGAACCAACTTTCGAACACATAAGATACAGATAACAAGTCGAACAACAACAAGCTTCAACTCTCGATCAATTTACTCTCTTTCTAGCTCATCCTTCATAAGTACATTCTGTATTTCATTTACGCTAAGCTGAGagataatttattgtaataattgaAAGTATTtttagcattgtaagttgaactAAATGTTGTTGGTTCAACAAAGCGATAGCTAAGAGTTTAGAATAGGCATTTGTTAAGTCTTGAGTTCTGACTAGGTTTGTGTAGACGCTATAAAAAACCCTTCTAGTGGAATTctctggaaacagaagaaggggtgacgtatgagattTATCTCTGAAAATCCATAAAACTCTTTTGTTATTTCCTTTCTGCATTTCTTAGTCCGTAATTTGCTACTTTAAATCTAGTAAGCATTTTTtcacttgaatccgttcaagagcttgcgacgaTTTgccgaagaatagaaacagattttaatctctaacagattaaaatcgcattgaaattgaaaattagCTCAATAATATTCAACCCCCCACCCTTCTATTATTGAagtcgatcctaacaagtggtatcagagctaggttttctattctcaagcaaagTAGATATCTCAATCATGTCTCTCCTAAACAAAATCCATATGTTCTCGAAAGAAGACTATGACGATTGGAAGATCAAGATGCAAGCTCATCTGACCGCTCAAGATGATgatatgtggtatgtcatcataAACGGTCCTATGAAGATTCTAAAGGTCAGCACAGCCACAACTACAACTGAGGATGCTCCTGAGATGAAGGAGAAGCCCAGATATGAGTGGACTCTTGAAGATAAAAGGAAGACCAACCTAGACAATGTGGCCAAAGACATTCTATACAAGACGCTATACAATAACATGTTCAACGAGATCAAGTCATGCTCTACTGCCAAAGAAATTTTGGCGAAGATGACCCAATTATGTGAAGGCAACGAtcaaaccaaagaaaataaactaatgATTGCCACATAaatttttgatattattaagATGTGTCCTAGAGAAACAATGAGTGAATTGATGAATTCAGTAACATATTCATTGAACTTTCTACTCTAGGAAAGACATATAGCAGTAGAGAAGTTACTATCAAAGCTATGAGAGTTTTTCCCAGAGaatgggatatcaagacgatGATCATGAGGGAAtctaaagatctcaacaagattgAGATGTACGACCTATTTGCCAATCTGAAAGCCtgtgagtttgaaataaacttaAGGAATGAAGAGGATCCATCCACTTCTGCAATAACAAAAGTGTTGGTGACTGTTGAAGAGCCACCTACCGCGACAGATGCGAAGTCTGCTGAGTAGATCAACAACGATGCAATGTCACTCTTCGTCAAGAAGTTTGGAAAATTCATGAGAAAGAATCATTCTAATTCTAACTCTAACagatataatattaaagatGAATCAAAAGATAACTTGAAATGTTTTACATGTGATAAACTAGGTCATTTTAAGGCTGACTGCAAGCCCTAGAGGGACGACAAGAAGTCGTCTGATAGAAGAAATAGAAAAGAACAAAAAGCTCTGTTGACTTAGGAAAGCAAGAGCAAGTGGACTGATAGTGATTCAGATGAAGGCATCAAATGCTTCATGGCATACTACactaaggtatttgacttcaTTTCCGACAAATTCACAAGAGATTATCTAACCAATGCACTCAACGACAtagtcattgagtacaagaaatgtcaaactcttttaataaaataaatttgaaaaacaaatctgacagTACAAGATTTTCATCTCAAAACACTAAACTAAAAGTTttgaataatgaaataaattagctctcatttgagaatgagaagctaaaagaaacaattaaaactctttctacaaaaaaaaaacaaagattaaACTATGTAATTAGTTCTTAGACGAAATATGGAAAACCTGTCAAACAGCTGATTATTCAGCAAATGCCTACCGGATGTAAATCTGGTCTAGAATTTGATAATAGCTCTCCAGATGAGTCCAGCAAAAACTTGAACCTAGTAAAAGGCAAGATTAAACCCATAAACTTTGTCAAGGGTAATTTAACTAACACCGAAACTATTCACAGTTGTGACGACTTAACCTTAAAagatgatattaaatatattaagccAACTTCTAGCTGGATCAAGCTCAAAAAGCGGGCAGCCAGCTGGTTtggtaaataaaaaattgatagaaagtcaaaaggttttcataaaaaattatcttCTAAGGTTAAGGGATCATCAACTAGCAGGAAAACGTCTATCAAGTCTAAATCTTACGCATTATTAACAACGCAAAGTGggagatccataaaaataacccaaatatggatccttaagggactaatcaaccatggacgcAAGTGAAGATGGGTACCAAAgctgtaaatatgtattttataggTAAATCAGGACAGCTTCCTAGAGGAGTCTGTTTGGTATATGGGCAATGGTTTCTCTAGACACATGATAAGCAACAGCAGGCTGCTAACAGACATCACTTAATGCATAGGATCGAAAATCACATTTGGTGATAACAAAAAAGTTAAACCCGTGGGTAAGGCTAAGATTGTCCACGGTAACCTTAATATTAATGTGTTATTAGTAGAAAATATgtgttataacttgattagaattagtcaaatgtgtgataacGGCTAAACTGTAGATTTTCAAAAGCATGCATGTATTGTTAAATATCAGTATGACAACACCCTACTAAcaggaagtagagtaggaaactcatataagaTGAATTTAAAAAGTAAGACGTTTGAACCTATATGCACGATAgctaaaattatcaaaactggctatggaataaaatattaaatcatctaaattttaaaactatcaaCAACATCTGCTCAAAAGATCTTGTAAATGGAATACCTAAACTAaagttttctaaagataagGTATGTCCCGCTTGTCAGATGGGCAAACAGGTCAggtcaacttttaaaaacaaagggaATATCCAATCCAACAGGTGTCTGGAATTATTGCACATGGATATGTTTGGTCCAATTTCAGTAACTAGTTTAAGGGGAATGAGATTTATCCTTGTcataattgatgattattctagatttacttcGGTAATAGTTTTAGTATTTAAGGAtcaaactgctgaaaatttgatcaaaatcattaaaagactacaaaatgaaaaatctttaagtGTTATAAAGATTATAAGTGATAGAGGAACATaatttacaaaaagaaatatgTTTTCCTTCTTTGCGGAATCTGGGATtaaacacgagttgtctagtgccagaactccacagcaaaatggCGTTGCTGAAAGGAGGAACAGAATACTGAAGGAAATAGTTAGGTCAATGCTAAGTGATTCCGGTGTGTCTCAAAAGTTGTGGGCAGAAGCCATTAACACagcatgttatactcaaaacacATCCAtgataaataatcattttaataaaacaccttatgaaattTTCTTTGACAAAGttcctaaaatttcatattttagaatttttggttgtgaatgttttattcataacaatggcaAATCTCATCTGACTGCCTTTGATGCTAAGGTAGATGTTGACATAATGCTAGGATATTATTTAGTgagtaaagcttatagagtctttaataaacaaactctaactgttgaagaatctacccatattatttttgatgaatcttttgaaattaattctaAAGAAATCATCGAAATGACTAACAGGTTGGCAGCTTCCAATCTccaatctgatagtgatgatgaagttcaGGTCAACAGAAATAACACGTTTGATCAGTCAACTGAaccggttgaagttcaaccaaATAGCCAGACTGAAAGTCAGTAGGCTGCTGACAGTCCAGATGTTGATCAGTCAGCTGACCCTCTAGGATCGAACTTTAGATGGAATAGAAACCACCCACCCGAACTAATAATAAGTAATCATAATGCACCTCTTAGAACAAGAAATTAACTAATGGATGAATTTGCAAACTCtgcttttatttctcaaattgaacctaagaaaattgaTGAAGCATTGTTTGATCCAAATTGGATAAATGCTATGTAAGAAgaattaaatcaatttgaaagaaacaaagtttCGTATCTAACTCCAAGACTAGATGATCAATCtgttattggaactagatgagtttttagaaataaatttaataaagatgGTTTAGTTATGAGAAACAAAGCTAGACTAGTAGCTCAAGGATATAGACAAtaggaaggaattgactttgagaaGTCATTTACCCCGATAGCTAGGcttaaaattattagaatttttctaatatatgttgcttttaaaaattttaaagtatatcaaatggatgttaaaatagcttttctaaatggtataCTTAATGAAGATGTATAAGTTGAACAGTCGTCTggttttcaaaatctttctcTACCCAATCatgtttttaagttaaataaaactttatatggtcttaaacaagctcctagagcttggtataaTACATTTACTAAATTCTTATTTGAGCATGGTTTTATGGGCTTCAAAACGAGATATAAGTTTGTTGAAGAAATATCAATGGACAGTCTCCTGAGTCTTTTTGTAAAATAGTTGTGAAAGTCGTGTATTGTAATTGAGATAAACTTGAAACCCCGTTAGACTccattagatttattttaaaaaataaaatacttagtgaaataaaaataattttatatcttataaaatattaaaatataatatatcgagattgcatatattaaataatattacaatataattatgtttttttatttaattttcaaaaattatgttttctgtaattaaattaaatatcaaatctatttatttccttataagtattatataatatatatattttaatatataaatattattctaatatattttgatataccaaaatattaaaaattttataacttttacgtaccaataattttggtatcgatATCATAAACAATAAGTCTATAAATAGTCTTATGCgtgtttcaaattttaattaaaaaataaaatataataaaaataaattatattattaggcTCGAAAAAACTCGATAAGCCATAATCGAGTCTTACCTAAGTTTGAATTCATCTCGAATCTTAAACGAgctggctcgagctcggctcgaattcAATTTTGACCAAACTCGAATCGAGTTTTGACCGAGCGACTCACGAACTGCTTGACTCATTTACACCCCGAGTATATATACATGATATTAGAAAACATCTATAATTAGCAAAAGTATAAAACTAGCCTAATATTCTAAATATCCTATctcaatatttcattttaattttattgtttttaagctattcttattttttattttttttttatcgaatttaataaaaatgttgaaTTATGACAAATGAGATGATGCAAGTTGAGTCTTAAATGAAGCATTTTAAAGTTGAAATTTGGCCTGAGATTTACAAATTCCATAATATTTTAGGTGTagtgtttatgtttttatttatatgttttttttttgtttattatttaataattttggggttgttttaaataatttttatattcccttattatatacaaatcattttaaaataaaaataaaaatatgttgtagaaaaaagaagtaaataataattaattgataaatatttgtCCAAAATCCAAATGTCTAAAAGAACTCGTACCCGCCCAAAAGTATGTTCTTGTTGAAATATAGCGGGAGTGGAATTGTCAATCGGCGCCAAACCTCCCGCCAAATTCACATATACATCTGTATAAATTGCAAACTCAGAAACCCTAATAACGCACAGTCCTCCCAGTTTCATTCTCAACTTCTTACAAAGAAAAATGGTGGTAGCTCTCGGTCCCGGCAAGTTTTACGGCAGCAGCTTACCAAGACCTAGGTTCTACACTGACGTTAAATTCAACGATGAACGAGTCGACCCCCCTGCGCCAATGCTTGATCCGTTCTTGTCTTGGGCTAATGACGCCCACTGGTCGATGGGAGGTCTTAATTTCAAGCGTGTCCGTCTTCAAGGCCGAATCGAAGGCAACATCAAGCGCCTTCGAGCACAGCGGGAGAagttcaagaagaagaaatctcAGCTAGTTGATTCACCTTCACCAATTGTCGATAGATCCATTGCTGATTCATCTTCCAAAGTTCCCTCCCCTCCTCCTGCTCCCATTGCCAACAAGCGTCGTCGTCGTCTAGTGGCTGCGATtgaggaagatgaagaacagGAGATTGAAAACATCGTTGATGTCTTTTCCACCAAGAAGCGGGTGCTAGCAAGGAAGCTTGATGATGAATTTGATCGGGTGGCAACTGATGGCCATGTGGAGAGAAGCCGTATGAAGAGGCCTCAACTGGATCTGAATACTGTGCCGATGAGGAGGACTAGAAATAAGAGATCTGAGATAGAGAATGTCAAAGATGCTAATGAGAAGAACCCTGCTAGGGTTACAAGAGGTTCATCTTCAAGTCCTGAAACTGCAACAAGAAGCTCTCCAAGGTTCTTAAAACGTGGTTTGACCAAAGCCCGTTTTGCATAGTAATGCTGCAGTTAGGTTAATAGCGTTTTGAAACCCTAAACTGTATGCTGATTGCAAATCTTGATAGATTTGTGAGAGAAAAACACATTTCCATTGCCTTAAAGCTTGCTAGTCTTGTTCTGAAATATCTTAAATGGTTAACAATACATACAAAGTGATTGCTATATCTATCAATGAAGTAATTTGAGTTTCTTGGTTCTTATCTCCAATCTCAATTTGTTGAAACTTGTTTCATATACCCATTAATTGGATTAAAGTTTTGTATTTGTGCTTACACCTTCATATGAACAACACTTGTAAATCCAACTGAAGTATAATCTCATTCTGTATGATGAAATTTGCAAATTTACAGAAAGAATAAAAGACTAGAGAACAAAGGCAACAGATAATTATTCTTTATggcataaaataaatttcatctAGGCATAATCCCTGCACGATATATGCTTCATTTTTGTAACTTTGACAGTCAATATTAGGGTTTACTGTCTGACTGAACAAACATTTTTCAAGTTGTCTTTCTGTGAAGATAGAATTCCTTGTATTGATGCCAATCTACATGAATGTTCAGTCATCAACCGACTAGCATATGGAGTCTCTGCAGGTACAAAACCAAAATCATCATTATACTCTTTCATTCCTGCAACCAAGAATTGCCAAGCAAAAGCTCCAGCTCCTGATTTTTTTTCCAAGGCAGATTTATACACAATGTCCAGCACTGTCTTGTAGAACCTCTCTCGGTCCGGATGCCTAAAGTTCTTATTCAGGTTTGACAATCCGAATTCAGTAAACATCACAGGCTTCTTTAGCTCCTTATCGCCATCTTCGATGTGTGAAATCATCCATTTTGAGACGTATTtgagtttttcttcaaattctaGCTTAAAATGAAACCTGCAAAAATGAGAGgtctttttcttcaaatttccatttttcttttctGTTATATGCTTTGTTATCCATGAATGAGAATCTTACCATTGATCAGGGTAGATATGTACAGATGTGAAATCTATGGTTGAGAGTTTTGAATTGCGGATGAAATCAGATCCAAGTTCAGCAGCCCATGGCCCTGGATTTATTATAGGCCCTTTCTGACTTTTGGGTCCATAGAATCCTTCGAGCCCCACTGTCAGCAAATGGTTATTGTCAATTGATTTCACAAACATCGACATCTCTTCTATCCAGTCCTGCAATTAGCAGTTCATTAAATTGAGTTTTTTGCTTTGTTTTGTTCTCAGATTTACAGTTTTTGTTTACCTGAAGACTATCTCCTGATGGATCAGATATGCAACGAGGTTCGTTCATCAACTCCCACGCAAAGATTGTAGGGTCATTTCTGTACTCTATTCCGGTAATGGTGTTCCTTCTTGTTAACAAAGCCTTGCATATATTTATGATTGGATTAGGTTAGATGAACGAACCCATTAAATGAAAGCATGAGAATTTGGCAAACCTTGATGTAGCTCTTGAAATAATGACGGATTGATGGGTCGAAGAAGAAAGAGTCGTTTGAGGAGCTCAAACCAACACCTTCTTCCCACGCCCACTTGACATATTGAGACTTTCCTCCATAAGCATTCAAATTATTCACTAATGAAAGTAGCAGCCTGATTTTTTGCCTTCCAGCCTCATAAATGACATGATCCAAGGCCTgccatttattaataatttgttgttCAAGTTGTATCTAACTAAATCATCAATGAGTTTTCTCCATTTCAGGTCAGATGAACTAAAATCATCATCAAATTAAAAGGGGTTTTTCGAAAATTGTTGTACCTTGAAAACGCGCTCATCGAATCGACCAGGAAAGAATTGAAGAGCATTGTAGGCACCATCATTGAAAGCCCAAGTTCTACAAACGGTTAATCCCATCTTTGCACCATTTTGAAGTATCTCTCTAACTCTAGGTCTGGAAAAATGATCCACAGCTTGGTCCATCAACCAGTATGAATTCCACCCATTTACATAGAACACTTTACCATCAACCATTAAGTGAGTTCCATTCCTCTTCACAAAACTCAACAAGCTTTCTTCTCCTCTTTGAAGATTCACCACCATTATATCACCAAATGACATGTAAACTAAAGCAATACATGATGCAAATCCTAGAACTGGATAAATCATCATCCCATTTCCTCCCAccattttctttcttgattGTTTAACCATATAAAGCTcaggaaataatatattttattacccAGATGGGTTTCTTGGTAATTCCGTCTTTCTTCTTCAGCTTCCAGATCTGGACTGAAGCTGCTTCCCGGAATAATCAAGTTTGAGGAATTGACGAAGCAAAGCAATGCCTGAATTGACACCCCGAAGATGAATTGTGGATGAACTGGATGGGAACAGATCTAGCACTTctcctttgtcttcttctcgaAGTTCCGTTTTCAGGTCAGTGAACTCTTTCACCATTAACTGAACCTTTATAAATAAAGCAGCAGCACAGTTACAATCttaagccttgtttgatttggagTTTTTTGAATAACCAGGCCCTTCCTTGTTTGGTCTCTAATTATTTGGTAAAATaatcttctttcatttttaatatttgattgattaGTATTTTAAGATGAACCTCAACAAAATAATCTccttcatttttaatatttgaattatttgattgattagtattttaagattaatttcaaataattaaaccTCAACAAAATCCTATTAATTATTTGTGGgccttttattcttttaaacaCATCcactaataataaattatattattcaaattgctaataaaaataaacataattttttttattttgacttattttcaGTTTATATGATATCATTTGTTTATCAACATTAGATcccttatttttaattaaaattaaattttaataatttaacctaaataatattttttttaaaattaatgaaaaaagagtgttttccatttttttatttttttatataactatgACAAagagtattattttattacttgaattaaatttaatgttaagGGAAGAGGAACGGGTCATGGGAATGTCTGCTTTATGAATGTGGTTTGCTTTGATTAATCTTTTAGGCAAAATTAGGTCAATGGTTGAGGCCATGTTCCTCCCCAATTTAGGTAATTTTGCATCTTTTCCTTGTGATGTGGCACTTTATAATCCCAATTTCATTTTAACTTGCAAACAATGAATATTTCACTTTTCTTGTAAAGATATTCTTAgatattgaattattaatattatacatatatatatatatatatatatatatatatatatatatatattaattttaataaactagTACAACTTAGTTCTTGAGAAGAATCAAAAGtgacatttatatttttaaaattattgtaagaCTGGGTTaggtaaaattaaaattaaaatttggagtttaattcttattatttgttacattatttaaaattaagaattgaaattataatttcaatgaaattcaaatcaagttttactttataatttcatattttttagttcaaaataataattaatttttaattttatcatttacaacCTTACATCttaaatttaagaagttaaaattttgaattaatatttgtttatttaaactgaactttatatataaaaaaaactattagatacttaattattaatatcttaataatatacatttaaattgttttattatattttttataacatagaaattaaaattaaacaattttattaaaaaaaataaaaatttgaatgtgAATGTAtgtgaatttaaaattaaaattttactgcCAATTTAATTGTATTTCAATTTCCGTCCCCACTAGTTATCTTATACCTGAAATTTGAAAACCATTTTTGTTAAAACCCATTTTTCTAAATAAGGAGACTTTTGTGATGATAGTTggatatttgtattttaatgtttttttttttatttttaacttgttttttatatgaaatgaattatctctttttaattaaattatttaatttattgaaaaaaatattaaaatatctttatatatatatatatatagaaaaggTTTAATATAATCCCaacttttaagaaatatttgtcattttagttattttattctaacttttatgttaatataacaataattagGTTTTAAATGGAAATTGATTCCATGATCACTTTTGCAACTTTGTaatgattataaattttttaatttttatttaatacatgcaaattaaatatataacttaccAACACactagatattttttttagatagagTGAAATTTCATTTATGATATTACTTTGCTGGTTTCTAGAGTaatgttttctattttctttttattgaataaagCAGAAACTGTATAATCAATAAGTTTTGGAATATGtttatgatttttatatataatattgtagaATTATGTAAATCAAAACCAAATATGTTAAAGGTTTAATAGTTTATTAGAGGAAACAAATGAATAATCCTATGAAAAGACAAACAAAGCCTGTCCATATGTCTTCTAGCACTGGTTGCCAGGTCCAATGACaacaaaatctaattttattttacaggTATCATTGATGTGGGCTTTATTCTCTAAAAAATCTATATCAATTTATGTAAATTATAAGTGTGACAATTGACATgtacaatttattaaaataaattaatttattgtatctcaattcaatttaatttttttttacatagtATGATTGTATTAGATCATGggtcatttaaacattttatcagATTTTAATCATAAACTAGTCTAAAATTtgcaaaaattttaaagttttatttatattgaaagagataattattaaatttaatcattaataataaagagttttaaaatactaaataaaatatgtattattttataaaatttatacttaataattttaatttt
This genomic window contains:
- the LOC124910226 gene encoding mannan endo-1,4-beta-mannosidase 2-like produces the protein MVKQSRKKMVGGNGMMIYPVLGFASCIALVYMSFGDIMVVNLQRGEESLLSFVKRNGTHLMVDGKVFYVNGWNSYWLMDQAVDHFSRPRVREILQNGAKMGLTVCRTWAFNDGAYNALQFFPGRFDERVFKALDHVIYEAGRQKIRLLLSLVNNLNAYGGKSQYVKWAWEEGVGLSSSNDSFFFDPSIRHYFKSYIKALLTRRNTITGIEYRNDPTIFAWELMNEPRCISDPSGDSLQDWIEEMSMFVKSIDNNHLLTVGLEGFYGPKSQKGPIINPGPWAAELGSDFIRNSKLSTIDFTSVHIYPDQWFHFKLEFEEKLKYVSKWMISHIEDGDKELKKPVMFTEFGLSNLNKNFRHPDRERFYKTVLDIVYKSALEKKSGAGAFAWQFLVAGMKEYNDDFGFVPAETPYASRLMTEHSCRLASIQGILSSQKDNLKNVCSVRQ
- the LOC124910227 gene encoding uncharacterized protein LOC124910227 yields the protein MVVALGPGKFYGSSLPRPRFYTDVKFNDERVDPPAPMLDPFLSWANDAHWSMGGLNFKRVRLQGRIEGNIKRLRAQREKFKKKKSQLVDSPSPIVDRSIADSSSKVPSPPPAPIANKRRRRLVAAIEEDEEQEIENIVDVFSTKKRVLARKLDDEFDRVATDGHVERSRMKRPQLDLNTVPMRRTRNKRSEIENVKDANEKNPARVTRGSSSSPETATRSSPRFLKRGLTKARFA